The following proteins are co-located in the Spinactinospora alkalitolerans genome:
- a CDS encoding DUF4383 domain-containing protein codes for MHLPGSEQTARRFALLNVLIGITGFTGPAVTGNRDGVVNIRTGKLFGVFGMNWAHASLHLGFGLLGLTRFARPPTRYMRLTAGLFGALTAAYAWMFRGRPGVHMMMGMAVNRPANLVHLTWAALGLLYGLRRTDRIGAGRAAAGRSLRDAAG; via the coding sequence ATGCACCTGCCCGGGAGCGAGCAGACGGCGCGGCGCTTCGCGCTGCTCAACGTGCTCATCGGAATCACCGGCTTCACCGGTCCGGCGGTCACCGGGAACCGCGACGGGGTGGTCAACATCCGGACCGGGAAGCTGTTCGGCGTGTTCGGGATGAACTGGGCGCACGCGTCGCTGCACCTGGGCTTCGGCCTGCTCGGCCTCACCCGGTTCGCCCGGCCGCCGACGCGCTACATGCGGTTGACCGCCGGACTGTTCGGGGCGCTCACCGCCGCCTACGCGTGGATGTTCCGGGGCCGCCCCGGAGTCCACATGATGATGGGCATGGCGGTGAACCGCCCCGCCAACCTGGTCCACCTCACGTGGGCGGCCCTGGGGCTGCTGTACGGGCTGCGGCGGACCGACCGCATCGGGGCGGGGCGGGCCGCCGCAGGCCGCAGCCTCCGCGACGCGGCCGGGTGA
- a CDS encoding winged helix-turn-helix transcriptional regulator, whose product MGEKPYTCGLDAAVDVVGGKWKPLILWALHARYRRFGELKRLVSGVSEKMLIQQLREMEADGLVHREVYREVPPRVEYSLTEFGVSLNDALAPLGEWGEQHMERIAARRC is encoded by the coding sequence ATGGGCGAGAAGCCCTACACCTGCGGCCTGGACGCCGCGGTGGACGTCGTGGGCGGCAAGTGGAAACCACTGATCCTGTGGGCGCTGCACGCCCGGTACCGCCGCTTCGGGGAGTTGAAGCGGCTGGTGTCGGGCGTCAGCGAGAAGATGCTGATCCAGCAGTTGCGCGAGATGGAGGCCGACGGCCTCGTCCATCGCGAGGTCTACCGCGAGGTCCCGCCCAGGGTCGAGTATTCGCTGACCGAGTTCGGCGTCTCGCTCAACGACGCCCTGGCCCCCCTCGGCGAATGGGGCGAGCAGCACATGGAGAGGATCGCCGCCCGGCGGTGCTGA
- a CDS encoding alpha/beta hydrolase — protein MPIPEESPPHRTPEEGARHGRLAARPSVPAASPRKPGTHLVDGRALLRVPAAAGPHRLVVALHGAGGAAEQALEWLAPHAEDAGLLLAPQATASTWDVIVDGYGPDVSRIDAALREVFERFAIVPAGVAVAGFSDGASYALSLGAANGDLFDAVLAFSPGFMAPLVRHGRPRVFVSHGTADRVLSVDACSRRLVPELERIGHSVTYREFTGDHEVPPEVVTEAIRWWSAGGAPTVSE, from the coding sequence ATGCCGATACCGGAGGAGTCCCCACCCCACCGGACCCCCGAGGAGGGCGCGCGGCACGGCCGACTGGCCGCCCGCCCGTCCGTCCCCGCTGCATCCCCGCGGAAGCCGGGCACGCACCTCGTGGACGGGCGGGCGCTGCTGCGCGTCCCCGCGGCCGCGGGCCCGCACCGGCTGGTCGTGGCGCTGCACGGGGCGGGAGGGGCGGCGGAGCAGGCGCTGGAGTGGCTGGCCCCGCACGCCGAGGACGCCGGGCTGCTGCTCGCGCCGCAGGCCACCGCGTCGACGTGGGACGTGATCGTGGACGGGTACGGCCCGGATGTGAGCCGGATCGACGCGGCGCTGCGTGAGGTCTTCGAGCGGTTCGCGATCGTCCCGGCCGGGGTGGCGGTGGCCGGCTTCTCCGACGGCGCCTCGTATGCGCTCTCGCTGGGGGCGGCCAACGGGGACCTCTTCGATGCGGTACTCGCCTTCTCCCCCGGGTTCATGGCCCCGCTCGTCCGCCACGGCCGCCCGCGGGTCTTCGTCTCGCACGGCACGGCCGATCGGGTGCTGTCCGTCGACGCGTGCAGCCGTCGGCTCGTCCCCGAGCTGGAGCGCATCGGCCATTCGGTCACCTACCGGGAGTTCACCGGCGACCACGAGGTGCCGCCGGAGGTGGTCACCGAGGCGATCCGGTGGTGGTCGGCCGGCGGGGCGCCGACCGTGTCGGAATGA
- a CDS encoding dihydrofolate reductase family protein has protein sequence MRKLSYYVGTTIDGFIAGPGEEIDFFPLADDMMEFISAGVPETVPTHIRAQSGIDAANRRFDTVVMGRGTYQPALDIDVTSPYAHLRQYVVSTTIPEIADPGVELVPGDPIGLVRRLKKEEGLDVWLAGGGKLAGSLLPEIDELIIKRYPVAVGAGIPAFTGEFRPLPFTLVDTRTFSNGAAVTTYARA, from the coding sequence ATGCGAAAGCTCAGCTACTACGTCGGCACCACCATCGACGGCTTCATCGCCGGACCGGGCGAGGAGATCGACTTCTTCCCGCTGGCCGACGACATGATGGAGTTCATCAGCGCCGGGGTCCCCGAGACCGTCCCCACCCACATCCGCGCGCAGTCGGGCATCGACGCCGCCAACCGGCGCTTCGACACCGTCGTGATGGGGCGCGGCACCTACCAGCCCGCGCTGGACATCGACGTCACCAGCCCGTACGCGCACCTGCGACAGTACGTCGTCTCCACCACCATCCCCGAGATCGCCGACCCCGGGGTGGAACTGGTCCCCGGCGACCCGATCGGCCTGGTGCGCCGGCTCAAGAAGGAGGAAGGCCTCGACGTCTGGCTGGCCGGCGGCGGGAAACTGGCGGGCTCCCTGCTGCCCGAGATCGACGAGCTGATCATCAAGCGCTACCCGGTGGCCGTGGGCGCCGGAATCCCGGCTTTCACCGGAGAGTTCCGGCCGCTGCCCTTCACGCTGGTCGACACCCGCACCTTCAGCAACGGGGCGGCGGTCACGACCTACGCCCGGGCATGA
- a CDS encoding NAD(P)-dependent oxidoreductase gives MHGRNPGRVGGSAGIGTEENAAAGGDRSAVTVIGLGAMGAALANAFLDSGRPTTVWNRSPEKADGLVAEGAVRAATATEAVSASPLVVVCVLDYRAVHDVLGPAGAALSGRVLVNLTNGTPEQARRTAAWAAERGADYLDGGIMAVPPMIGSPESVLLYSGSADAFEAHRRTLEILGTGRHLGADAGLAPLHDLAMLTGAYGMFAGFLQAVAMVGTERAEVAEFTSSLLVPWLNAMTTELPRLAERVDTGDHATDVGSNLAMQAAAFPNLVDAAGAQGVDAGLLAPVRALLDRGVAEGHGAEELSSLVELLRKPAPA, from the coding sequence ATGCACGGACGCAACCCCGGCCGCGTCGGCGGGTCGGCGGGCATCGGAACAGAAGAGAACGCGGCGGCGGGCGGGGACCGCTCCGCGGTGACGGTCATCGGCCTGGGCGCGATGGGGGCGGCGCTGGCGAACGCGTTCCTGGACAGCGGCCGTCCGACGACCGTGTGGAACCGCTCGCCGGAGAAGGCCGACGGCCTCGTCGCCGAGGGGGCGGTCCGGGCGGCCACGGCCACCGAGGCGGTCTCGGCGAGTCCGCTGGTCGTCGTGTGCGTGCTGGACTACCGGGCGGTACACGACGTCCTCGGTCCCGCGGGCGCGGCCCTGTCGGGCCGGGTCCTGGTCAACCTCACCAACGGGACTCCGGAGCAGGCCCGCCGGACGGCCGCCTGGGCGGCCGAGCGCGGCGCCGACTACCTCGACGGCGGGATCATGGCCGTCCCCCCGATGATCGGGAGCCCCGAATCCGTCCTGCTGTACAGCGGATCGGCGGACGCCTTCGAGGCCCACCGGCGGACGCTGGAGATCCTGGGCACCGGCAGGCACCTCGGCGCCGACGCCGGGCTGGCGCCGCTCCACGACCTGGCCATGCTCACCGGCGCGTACGGGATGTTCGCCGGCTTCCTGCAGGCCGTCGCCATGGTCGGCACGGAGCGGGCCGAGGTCGCGGAGTTCACGTCGTCACTGCTCGTCCCGTGGCTCAATGCCATGACAACGGAACTGCCCCGGCTCGCGGAGCGGGTGGACACGGGCGACCACGCCACCGATGTCGGCTCCAACCTCGCGATGCAGGCCGCGGCCTTCCCCAACCTCGTCGATGCCGCCGGGGCCCAAGGCGTCGACGCCGGCCTGCTCGCCCCCGTCCGGGCCCTCCTCGATCGCGGCGTCGCCGAGGGCCACGGCGCCGAGGAGCTCTCCAGCCTGGTCGAACTGCTCAGGAAACCGGCACCGGCGTAG
- a CDS encoding nuclear transport factor 2 family protein: MSIMEERKQPFDVAELRHAIEDRDAEAMLRLFADDAEMRIVNRNSPPRAPQTLRGRDQISEALRDVYGREMRHELRNVVVQDDHAAYEELCTYPDGTKVLGIMMVDLANGRIMRQTGVEAWDEEEAAMGGAEQADFTSPDETRTFDRGRIEVVNVAGRAIGRLVLEPGWRWSECVKPLVGTELCMTAHFAYHASGTLAVRMADGTEFEVTPDQVAQIPPGHDAWVVGDEPVVAVDWQGALHYSQR; this comes from the coding sequence ATGTCGATCATGGAGGAGAGGAAACAGCCGTTCGACGTGGCCGAGTTACGCCACGCCATCGAGGACCGGGACGCCGAGGCGATGCTCCGCCTCTTCGCCGACGACGCCGAGATGCGGATCGTCAACCGGAACTCGCCCCCGAGAGCGCCCCAGACGCTGCGCGGCCGCGACCAGATCAGCGAGGCGCTGCGCGACGTCTACGGCCGCGAGATGCGGCACGAGTTGCGCAACGTCGTCGTGCAGGATGACCACGCCGCCTACGAGGAGCTGTGCACCTACCCCGACGGGACCAAGGTGCTCGGCATCATGATGGTGGACCTCGCGAACGGCCGCATCATGCGCCAGACGGGCGTCGAGGCATGGGACGAGGAGGAGGCCGCCATGGGCGGCGCGGAGCAGGCCGACTTCACCTCGCCCGACGAGACGCGCACCTTCGACCGCGGGCGGATAGAAGTGGTGAACGTGGCCGGACGCGCGATCGGGCGGCTCGTGCTCGAACCGGGCTGGCGCTGGTCGGAGTGCGTCAAGCCGCTCGTCGGCACGGAGCTGTGCATGACCGCCCACTTCGCCTATCACGCGTCGGGAACCCTGGCGGTGCGGATGGCCGACGGCACCGAGTTCGAGGTGACCCCGGACCAGGTGGCGCAGATACCGCCGGGGCACGACGCATGGGTGGTCGGCGACGAGCCCGTGGTCGCGGTCGACTGGCAGGGCGCCCTGCACTACTCCCAGCGCTGA
- a CDS encoding MmcQ/YjbR family DNA-binding protein: MTPQQFIDAALWFPEAVETEPFGPGTLVYKVGGKMFALLGDSGGDRPARVTLKCEPGLALELRAEFPAVTAGYHTDKRHWNTVVLDGTVPGDELVEMLRHSYERVVAGLRKADRERLFAVLGEDAPPLPSR, translated from the coding sequence ATGACCCCGCAGCAGTTCATCGACGCCGCGCTGTGGTTCCCCGAGGCCGTCGAAACCGAGCCGTTCGGGCCGGGGACGCTCGTGTACAAGGTCGGCGGCAAGATGTTCGCCCTGCTCGGCGACTCCGGCGGCGACCGCCCCGCTCGCGTCACGCTCAAGTGCGAGCCCGGTCTCGCGCTGGAGCTGCGCGCCGAGTTCCCGGCCGTGACCGCCGGCTACCACACCGACAAGCGGCACTGGAACACCGTCGTCCTGGACGGCACGGTGCCGGGCGACGAGCTGGTGGAGATGCTCAGACACTCCTACGAGCGGGTCGTCGCGGGGCTGCGCAAGGCCGACCGGGAGCGGCTGTTCGCCGTGCTGGGCGAGGACGCGCCCCCGCTGCCGTCCCGGTGA
- a CDS encoding CPBP family intramembrane glutamic endopeptidase: protein MTSAAVNFALIFVFAGLGEEFGWRGPALPRLQQSRGPLAASVLVGLMWFAWYLPLGFGTRE from the coding sequence GTGACCTCCGCGGCCGTCAACTTCGCGCTGATCTTCGTCTTCGCCGGACTGGGGGAGGAGTTCGGTTGGCGCGGCCCGGCACTCCCCCGGCTGCAGCAGAGCAGGGGACCGCTCGCCGCGAGCGTCCTGGTCGGACTCATGTGGTTCGCCTGGTATCTACCCCTGGGCTTCGGCACGCGGGAGTGA
- a CDS encoding TetR/AcrR family transcriptional regulator: MVRNPQRRAALVDAAIEVLAREGARGLTFRAVDAEAAVPAGTASNYFADRDTLFTQAGGRIYERLQPEPAHIAESLKGPRDRARVTELMRELVDRVSAYRSGYLALLELRLEATRRPELRAVLTRRIRADVDANIAYHLDSGLPGDATTVVLLYLAMNWLIVERLTLPDIFPEERIHDLVTEVVERVLPPDPPGRPDARR; the protein is encoded by the coding sequence ATGGTTCGCAATCCGCAGCGGCGCGCGGCGCTCGTCGACGCCGCGATCGAGGTGCTGGCGCGCGAGGGCGCGCGCGGGCTGACCTTCCGCGCGGTCGACGCCGAGGCCGCGGTGCCCGCGGGCACCGCATCCAACTACTTCGCCGACCGCGACACCCTGTTCACCCAGGCCGGCGGCCGCATCTACGAACGGCTGCAGCCCGAACCGGCCCACATCGCCGAGAGCCTGAAGGGCCCGCGCGACCGCGCACGGGTCACGGAGCTGATGCGCGAACTGGTGGACCGGGTCTCCGCCTACCGGTCGGGCTACCTCGCCCTGCTGGAGCTGCGCCTGGAGGCCACCCGCCGTCCCGAACTGCGCGCCGTGCTCACCCGCAGGATCCGCGCCGACGTCGACGCCAACATCGCCTACCACCTGGACTCCGGCCTGCCGGGCGACGCCACCACGGTGGTGCTGCTCTACCTGGCCATGAACTGGCTGATCGTGGAGCGGCTCACGCTGCCCGACATCTTCCCGGAGGAGCGGATCCACGACCTGGTGACCGAGGTGGTCGAGCGCGTCCTGCCGCCCGATCCCCCCGGCCGCCCCGACGCTCGCCGATGA